The Elgaria multicarinata webbii isolate HBS135686 ecotype San Diego chromosome 7, rElgMul1.1.pri, whole genome shotgun sequence nucleotide sequence TTGACTAACTATCAGATCTCCCTTTATAGAACCTTAGAATCCAtacacaagcccctcccacctttcatCACACTCTAGCATACAACCCTATCTTACCGAGGTTACACTTAACCATGTAAGCATATACACTACAGTAACAGGCATATGTTGGAGTATCCCTACTCaatttctccataccatgcctgATTTTGTCTGCCTCAGTCATTTCAATCcctacttgccttttttctaaaataaaaagctccaaatattgtaatctttccttgtaggggaattgctccagcctcgatcagaatgggAGTTTGGTGTAACTTACTccatataaatgtgcatagggttacAGCCTAAGGTTAGTAATAAAATAGCCACTATTTATTTGCTCagctgaaatgtatttatttattgcaaattgACCTACAAGGATGAGATACAACAATATTAACCTATGGTTTGAAAAAGAGCTTGTTGGGACTGAAAGATTTGTATCttccaaaatatatttttcaggaCAGAGATTAACTTCAACTATCTCCTCTTTCTCATATTCTGAAAACAGTGACTACGGCAACACTACAAATATTTTCATGGCGAGAGAGCTATTGTGGTTTTATCTTTCAAAAACAGAAATCTGGGACAGATGTCAGTGAGAGTTTAGCAGTTGAATATTAAGGGTATAAAATATTAAGTCATGCTCTTCTTGTCATGCTCCAGTTATATATAATAGACTATATCACCACTTCTCACGCATTGAAGTTTTACATACCTTCCATAAGAAAGTGTTTCCTAACTAAATATAGTCACAAGTTCTCTCCTGTATTGTACTTTACGCTGCAAGATCTGAAAAATTCCAGATGTACCAATTTGGATATGTATCAAACCTGATTTACATCATAGAAACTGTGGGCACGTCTTATTTCCTCTCAGCAATATAAATTACTCAGGATTTAGGACTGGTTCTGTTTTTCATTAATATTGCCACTCTTTTGGAAGTACAATGATAAACCTATGGACATGGTTTTATCACTCAGATTAGAATTTTATAAATATTCAGAATAATATTTACCATTTAAATAGCACTTTAGTGTATTCAGAGTACTTAATTCATGTGAAGCATATGGTTCCGCAGAATATTGCAGGAGCAACTCCATGATTTGAGTGACAGGAATGATGGAGGACTTCACTCTCCTGTCAATAGGAGATATTGATAGAAATGTGTAAAGAAAACAATGGGAGAAATGTCAACCAACATAGGAAAGAACAAGAAGTGAGGGTCAATGTTTTGTTATGAAGCATTGTAAAATCAGACAAGTTTATGAATTAAAACTTAGTTTTATATGAATGAATTTATACCAATGTTTACAATCTTTAAGTTGTGCCACAGCTTTCTCCTATGAAGAGATAGTGACCTGATCTGCACCATGGGTTGTTAGAAATGCAGCTGGAATATGCATGCTGGTTCCTGTGCACCAGCTTCTGCTGCGATAAACAATCCAGGGACACCCCATCCATAGGTTGTTTActtgacatccaaacctggaactctgaaTTCAAACTGGTTAAATGGCTTCAAACTCTGGGTGACTCTcaccaacaacccagagttacaGGTTCAGGCATCCCCGGGTTGTTTTTTTATCGTGGAAGCAGATGGACACAGGTGAACCAGTGCTCCCATTCAGTCTTGCTGCATTtctaacaacccacagtttgctAACTGGGTTATtggtgatgtgcaaactggggccatagctagatctaaggtttatccctggatcgtccaggggtcaaacctgttcatctaggtgacacacaggggatccagtgctcaggcaggggcgaaccctggatgatcccaggataaaccttaggtctagctgtggcctgagtcagtATGTAGGATTGTTGtgtatttataaagcaccatcagtgtgcGTAGCACTTCACCGAGTATAAGAGAAGAGGTCCTGTCCAGGGGAGCCTTcatcagaggaagaggaggaacctGGAGGCAGCAGTAACTGAGGGAAGCAATGTGCAGTTGCTTCAGTTACACTGCTTTGGCTTTGCTATAAGCTCATTTACACTGGTTAAACGGGATTGACAGTTGCATATGCAATTACATGCATTGGTGTCAACTAGTAGAGTCATATTAGAACAAGCTGCTTGGGTTTTCTTTTATCTTTCATTTTTGTCCAGTTTTGCCTAGCATCAGTGTTCATTAAATATTTATAATACATAGAATTTGGACTGAAAAAATATAACAACCTAACTTACTTTCAAATGGGGCAGCTGTGCTAGTCTGTAGTATGAAAACAAAAAGAGTCTGTAGCATGTTAGAAcgatggctcccccccccccgctccaccaTATCTTGTGTCTATCCATTCCTGCAACTGACGAAGAGGGTTtagcccacaaaagctcatgTTAGTAGTAAAACACTGTTAGCCTTTAAAGGGTCACAGCTTCTTTTTGATGACCTACTTTGACATCTTGGAAATTTAAAATTGAGCTTAACTTGTAAAGTTTGGAAATAAATTCTTGAATGTCTTGTTAATCAGTTGGTTCCAAACAGCTGTTTACACAATCAAAATGAATTTCCACTCATATTTGTCGTATCTTGTATTTCAACCAATTTCTTCGTCCCATCCCATCTCTTTCGCTGACTCAGCAGCTGCTTTTGGGTATCAGGAAGGACTGAagtgggaaggaggaagcagGCAAGCCCTATATTGGAGTAGGTGGCCTggcatccttcagatgttttggattacaacccccgcTAGCCTCAGTTAGCAtgtccaatagtcagggatgTGGAGATTtatagtccaaagtatctggaggacactaggttgcctGCCGGTGCACTCCATCATGCAGAATTCATTAAGTTATTTTAGCATTTaaatttttgtttcgttttgctgATTCTATATTGTCATTACTTCATTTGAGAGTATAATGTTCATATGTATCAGAAcagatttaaagcatttttcaCTATTCTAAAAACTGTAACAAACTGACTCTAATGACTTCTAGTTtttgtactctgtgtgtgtgtgtgtgtgagagagagagagagagagagagagagagagagagagagagatcaagtaGTCTTCCTTTATAACATCTGCAAGTATCTGAAAGTATTAAAACCTGATGTCTGCATTAGGAAACATGAATTAATACATTCATCCTTGCAGTACCATTACAGGTTTAATTATTATGATAAACTTCACTTAAATATGATTATTTTAGCTTCAAAAATTCTTTGAAACAGTAATGATATAGAGCAGTTTTGGAatgggggacatggggggaggtGGAATCTGTTGCATCAGCCCATTCGTTTTAAATGTTATTGAGGACATAGAAGAGAATCTATAATACAAGTGAAGGATTGAAGTGACAAGTAGCAAGTTGATATACTATATCTTACTTCACTGTCATTTTGTAGCTTCCAATGACTAGGTAACACATGATTTCCTGAACATTGCCACTAAATATTTAAGAGTAGTCCAAATCTAAAATCTATCTAAAATCTATATGTAGCATAAATTAAACTATAAAGTATTGCAACATTTTACATAATGTGTAATTTACATTACATAAATACAAACCAAATATGATAGTACCTACAATGGCTGCCATGATAGGCTTTGTATAGATGATGTTTCTTTGCAATTGATCTTATTCAAGCAGTTATTTTCATGCACAAAGTGCAAATCTTGTTGCCTGCATGAATTTAATATATTTTGAGATCAggcttttatatttatatgtCTGAACTGCCATTGAAAGCAATAAATTATAGGACTGGTATATTTTACGTATTTATGATGTTGTCCTCATTTGCACAGGGGTGCATttatgtgtttctttaaaaaaatgatttatgtAAAACCAGACATGGTATGGATTTGTTTGATTATATTCTCTTTCAGGttatttctgtttctttcagAGATTTGATGCAACTaagcattttgtaatatttcttTAGAAGCAGGTGGCAAAAAGTTAAAGAGCACAGTTCAGAGAAGCACAGAAACTGGGTTGGCTGTGGAGATGAGAAACTGGATGACGCGTCAAGCCAGCCGGGAATCCACAGATGGCAGCATGAACAGTTACAGCTCTGAGGGAAAGTAAGTCTGAGGCATTTGTTATGAACTTGTTGATCCTAAAattcaataaaagaaataaaggcCTGTtcggtaccacaagatgtagagagggccaccaatttggatggctttaaaagggggttagataaattcctggagaagaaggctatcaagggctattagtcctgatggctaagtgctacctccagtagcagaggcagtaagcctatgtacaccagttgctggagaacatgggtgagaaggtgctgttgcacttgtgtcctacttgtgggttcctggtcaacatctggttgaccactgtgtgaacaaaatgctggactagatggattagattggtctgaaccagcatggttcttatgttttgTCATTCTGGGCTTTCCTGTAGTGGGCATGCACATACTGGAACTCCAGCTGGAAATATACAGTGAATATATGTGTGTGCTTTATTTATATGGAGAACAAAGCATGAGAAGCAAAAGTTATGGAGATTCCATGGGACTTCCTTGTTACATGTTTTGGGAGTAGCTTGGTTTGGgcctgtatttctttctttcaaccaGTGAGACTCTAGATATAACTCAAATCAGATCTATCTGAGCTCTGTCGTATAGGAAATTGGAAAGTACATTTTTCTTAAACACTAGTTACTACTGTTTGCCTAATAAATTAATGATGAATTGGCTAGTTATTTTTACAGCACAAACCTCCGTGTGTTTGCTCAAAAGTAAATCACactatgttcagtggggtttattctCAGCTAAGCATACATAGAATGGCAGCTGTAATCTCTTTTTATCTATGAATGATTCTGATCCTAAGCATATTAATTTTTAAAGTAGATGTCATTGgttttaatggggcttattcccatatgtatctgccttaACATCACAGCTGCACACTTCAAGTAGCATGATAATAAACCTTTCTGCTTCCAGTGGCAATGACTATCATAATACAGTGGCGTACGGGatgtcagttttttttaaaatttctcacAAGTAGTTTGTAGCAAGTGCACACATACACTCCTTGTATGTATATTATACGAGCCTTTCATCTCTCATTGAGGCTTCCAGCGTTGAATATAGATGAACATATTTAATCCGTTCTATAAAGTATTTGCTTGCTTTCATAGGGCAGGATCCAGAGAGCCTCTTACCTGAGTAGTAGGCACTTCTGCTTGCACAAGGTGGTAGGGACACCTGGATTTCCACTTGTCTCACCAGTCCAGCTATACTTCCCTGTGCCACAACCTACATCATTCTTGAGAGTACCTTAACTCTCAAGAACAGCTATTTGGAGATGTGTGGGACCAGAgcacagggccggcgctgccatagaggcagctcaggcggcggcctagagcgccaagcaaaggagggtgccaaatggcgcacccggaagctgctctcctagagcggcttctgggcgcgctgttccaaagccgccgcccccaaccccagtgtcctggcttcgaagccagcgcccggctggaagccacttctggctttgaagccaggacgctggggttgggggggagggggtgacggcttcagaacagcgcgcccggaagccacttccaggcacgccgcttTGAAGCCtacgccccgccccccaaccccagcgtcctggcttcaaagccaggagcggacgccagggggggggggcttcaatatggcgcgcctgcctagggcgcaaaatagattGGTGCCGGCCCTGCCAGAGCaggaaggaagaggcaggaaaGCCCTGTGCAGGAATAACTGCATGCAGTTATCCAGATCCTGTCCCCAGTCTTCAACTAAGTATTTCATAATTGACCACAACTTCGACTCTCCTTCTAAAGACTGTTTCTATTACAAAAGGATGTTGGTCCACAATTCAtaaattttcttttttagaatatgtttttttaaaatacattattatacTAATTTCATTAAGGTCTGATATTTTATAATACAGTTTTGCCTGGTTAGAAAACATAACTAGAGTGTTTTAAGATGCAAAAATTAATGGTGTCATTTGACATTGCAGCTTTGACATTAATTCAGGTTATGCACATGGTCATATTAGTTGGAAAGGTAAGGGCTAGGTTTTGCAGTCTAGGATCCTCAGGCTGCCTGACAGGGCCTCAGAAGGATACACATGCAGATAAGCATACTGAAAGGAACTTTTGGTGGTTCCAATAAAGCATTGCGGCTCTATTCAAAGTGCTACATTGTAGGTGGAAGATAATTAACAGTTTTCAGTAATCTCTtggaaaagcagaatataaatattcataataaataaataaacagctcacAATCAAAGACTGACAAATGTTCTTGATTTGCATGCTCTTGAGGAAGAAACATGCACATCCCATCTTAACCAAAGTTCTTTTCATATATTTATGGTAGCACAGTGTCATTTCCATTAATAATACTACTGCCCAGAGTCTGTACACCATCATTGTACTCTTTGAATATCTGAAAAGTGCTTACATCGTTAAATGAAAACATAGGAAAGTTGCTTCTCAACTTTTGAACTAACAATCTTATTTAGTAACTTCATCTAACTGTAGTGGTTTCCCAGAAAAATATTCCTTTTTCTCAACATTTCAGCAAGCTAAGCTAGAAACTTAGTGCATGCCTTTTTGTGCCATAAGAATTAGTAtttggaggaaagaaaggaataTTCAGTATACTAGGAAGGTATAATGGAGAATCAGATTTGCCCATTAGTATACCTACAAAATCATTTTATCCTTGATAATATTAGTAGATCTGTATATGTAAATGAACACATTGTTGTGGGCCaggttctgattaacaaacttatTTTCCATTAGTTTGATCTTTCCTGGTGTTCGGTTGGCTGCAGACAGCCAGTTCAGTGATTTTCTGGATGGACTTGGTCCTGCACAACTCGTTGGGCGCCAAACACTGGCTACTCCAGCAATGGGTAAGAAATTTTGCCATTTGGTTGCCACTTTAATTAGTCAATAACAATTGTACTCACTTTAGATTTGTTGGATCGATTCAGGCTCAGTTAAAATTTAATGCGGAAATCAGTTTCTCTCAGCCACAGAAAAACTCAGCCGTCTATGGCTACTGACAACTTTTGGAAATCTAAACTTTGGTAGAACATATGATCTAAATAATTGTGCTCACCAACTTTCCTGCCCTATTCTGCTTCACAACTTTCCCATAGTGACATTCCTTGTTCACTTTTTCAAAGAAGGACTTCTATCCCATTGTGAAACACACAGCTTCAAGTGCAAAGCTAGCAACTGCCAATGTTCATGATGGAAGATAACCCACCATAGACATAAACCAGGGTTTGCCATTAACGTCACTGCAGAATATGTTAAAGTCAAGAAGTCTGCAAAAAGATTAGATGATGAGCAATAGCTTTAGATAAGTAACTCTTCAGCAACGTCTATATATTATTAAGCAAAAGGAAGAGCAGTTGAAGTTATACTTTCCATTAGTCTGCGAATTGGGCTTGGCCTTGGGCAAATATGTCCAATGCTTTGAATTCTTTataatgcagattttaaaactgttggtCAATTCCATAACTGAGGATGTTGGCACGTgtgctgaagaaagaggcaagATATTCCTGTTGcttatatgccacctccagtatcagaggcaatatgcctatatacaccagctgctgggggacATAGGCGAAAAAGTGCTATcacgctcatgtcctgcttgtgggtctcccgtgggcatctagttggccattgtgtcaacagaaagctggactagatggaccctattGATGTAAGGGCTAATTAGTTAGCGTCTGTTTATATGATTATAATTTtaggggaaaggaaaaagtgaTTTCCTATTAACAGTATTTCAAaataattgttattttttattgcagtaattggatttcttttctttcttaggtGATATCCAGGTTGGAATGATGGACAAAAAGGGACAGTTGGAAGTGGAAATAATAAGAGCTCGAGGCCTTGTTGTAAAACCAGGTTCAAAGACACTGCCAGGTAAAAAagcgtgttccgaggagggcaaccaggatgatcaggggtctggaaacaaagccctatgaagagagactgaaagaactgggcatgtttagcctggagaagagaagattgaggggagacatgatagcactcttcaaatacttaaaaggttgtcacacagaggagggccaggatctcttcttgatcttcccagagtgtaggacacggaataacgggctcaagttaaaggaagccagattccagctggacatcaggaaaaacttcctgactgttagagcagtatgacagtggaatcagttacctagggaagttgtgggctctcccaccctagaggccttcaaggggcagctggacaaccatctgtcagggatgctttagggtggattcctgcattgagcagggggttggactcgatggccttgtaggccccttccaactctgctattctatgattctatgaaaacgaaAAATGCATAACTGATAACACTGACAGCACATTAGCAATTAGGCTCATAaacctattttgttttatttattgtatttaatttatttattttattacatttatataccgccccacagccaaagctctctgggcggtttactacaATAGCCACAATAGCCACAGGCTTGTCTCACAGACACCTCTAAAGAGCGCTCTTCTAATGAATGGCACCCATACAAGATGGACTATTCGAGTTTTGAAACTGAATTTTCCAACTTCCCTTACTGTGTGATGTATGATCTTTATATATTAAATCATGGAATTATTTTAACTACGTAGCTAGTGCTATAGAACAACTTATTTAATGAGTGGGCAAAGTTCTTGCTATTCTTGGGATTCAGAACTTCAATAAGGATTAACTGGTCTCCTGCCTTGCTCTTTACTGGAAATCACAACAAAATAGAATTGAATTAAGACTAAGATTCATTTATTTTACCATGAAGCAAAAGTGTCAACATTAATTGAAAACAAGATTTACTTCATAATGTGCCTACTGCTAAGGGAGAGGgataaaggaaagaaagagaaggtcCTCATGAACGCAATGTATGACGatgtatttaattaaaatatttatcagCTAAATTTTGGGATTTTGCATGTGGTGTAGCTAATGTGGAAAACTGGCTTCTTAACCaatatttgtttttctcctcAAAGCACCATATGTAAAGGTGTATCTATTAGAAAATGGAGTCTGTAtagccaaaaagaaaacaaaggttGCAAGAAAAACGCTGGAACCTCTTTATCAGCAACTGTTGTCCTTTGAAGAGAGTCCCCAAGGAAAAGTTTTACAGGTAATGTGCCCCGTAGCCATGCATATCTAAAAACCAGCCCTTTCAGTGTCATTGCCTAAGACTAACTTCCCCCTTACACTGCTTTCTTGTGTAGCAATCATTTAACCTCTCTATTATcctattaaaatatttttcaccTGCACCTGCataagggcctctgaagatgatcatgGCGTCtggagatagatatagatatagatctccttcaggtaacctggccacCTGTGCTtccagtgacaatgctggatccaagaacaGTCCCAAACTACAAAGTTGACCCTTTAGGCCAGGGATGGGCTACTTGCGGCCCTCTGGATGCTTTGGCCCATGTGAAGGGAGGACGCAGGGATACCCTAACCCCCAGCAGTGTAGGCAGGCAAAATTAATATATTTTACTAAGTTAGATCGATAAAAGTTTGATAATGAACTTCTCTCTAGAAATGGTGGAAAGATTAAAGCTACGATCTTGTAAAAACTtagattacatttatatttattattgttattgtgttCTGTTCCACACAAATAAGcataaaaattaaaagaacaataaaacaattaaaatataaacaataaGCAGTCATCAGGTAACAAAGCATTTGGAAACTGTAGCAGATAAATCAAATCCAAAACTTCAGATTAAACGTCAGTCATAGCATAATGGTGGAAAAGCCAAGGCATACTGaagttaatgggatttacttccaagtaatcatTCATACGGTTAGGCTATACATTTTAGACAACAGATAGGTTGAAATTCCTGTCAGGTTCAGCTCTGAGTAACCTAAATCCTAACCTGTATGCATAAGAGGTTAGATGCAAAGTGAGCCTATTCCTAGCATAGCCTGGACTTCACTTTCCACAAATCAGTATGCTATCCAGAGTGGCCTCTGATAGGCCATGGTCGGAAGATGAATTTAAGAAAGTACCAGAATACCCATAAAAGCAATTAGATAtggatacagagagagagagagagagagagagagagagagagagagagagagagatattttgaAATCGCCCCAAGGTTCCATTGCTTTGAGTGATGCCACCACTTGTCAGACT carries:
- the RIMS2 gene encoding regulating synaptic membrane exocytosis protein 2 isoform X2, with amino-acid sequence MSVQSERPRGNKKISRQMGASGQNITKSTSISGEMYTLEKNDGSQSDTAVGTVGTGGKKRRSSIGAKMVAIVGLSRKSRSTSQLSQTEAGGKKLKSTVQRSTETGLAVEMRNWMTRQASRESTDGSMNSYSSEGNLIFPGVRLAADSQFSDFLDGLGPAQLVGRQTLATPAMGDIQVGMMDKKGQLEVEIIRARGLVVKPGSKTLPAPYVKVYLLENGVCIAKKKTKVARKTLEPLYQQLLSFEESPQGKVLQIIVWGDYGRMDHKSFMGVAQILLDELDLSNMVIGWFKLFPPSSLVDPTLAPLTRRASQSSLESSTGPSYARS
- the RIMS2 gene encoding regulating synaptic membrane exocytosis protein 2 isoform X3; translated protein: MGRQSAGGGRSMQRSPSRSSLSASFEALAVYFPCMNSLGEEKEEAKKGGGEAGGKKLKSTVQRSTETGLAVEMRNWMTRQASRESTDGSMNSYSSEGNLIFPGVRLAADSQFSDFLDGLGPAQLVGRQTLATPAMGDIQVGMMDKKGQLEVEIIRARGLVVKPGSKTLPAPYVKVYLLENGVCIAKKKTKVARKTLEPLYQQLLSFEESPQGKVLQIIVWGDYGRMDHKSFMGVAQILLDELDLSNMVIGWFKLFPPSSLVDPTLAPLTRRASQSSLESSTGPSYARS